CCCTACAACGGCTCGCGGGAGCGCGGGCATGAGGTACACGAAGGGACATGTCGGCTGCCGTCGCAGTTCGTCTCGCACAGTGGCGGCCTCCGAACCTGCTCTCGACATCGCGACATCACGCCGGCGGCACCAGGTGCGCGAGGTTCGTGATGCCCGCGGTGAGGTGCGCGGCGGGGTCGGGCCACGCGAACGACGTGATGGTCGACGGCAGCGCCACCATCCCGTGCACGAAGTACCAGATCGCGACGCTGTCGGTCGTGGCGTCGGTGCTCGTGGAGCGACCCGCGTCGATGCACGTCTGGAGCAGGCCGATCATCATCGCGACGGTGCCCGCGAAGATCGGCAGCGTCTCGACCATCGGTCGCTCGTCGTCGTCCCACAACGAGAGGAACCGGCGCTCGAAGATGACGCGGTACTGCGTCGGATGCGCCCGTCCGAACTCGACGTACGCGCGCCACGCGGCGAAGAGCGCGGCCACCGGATCGGCGGCGCGCGCCGCCGCGGTGAGCTGCGTCGCGAGGGTGCCGAGCTCCTCGGCAACGACCGCGTCGATGATCGCGGCGCGATCCGGGAAGTGGGCCGAGATCGACGGCGCGGTGATCCCGATCTCGCGCGCCACGGCGCGCAGCGTGACCGCGTCCTCGGATCCGGAGCGCTCGAGGATCGCCGTCGCGCCGGCGACGATCTCCGCCCGCAGCAGGTGTCCCTGGCCACGGGCATTGCGTTGCCGGGCCGATGCCCGGCTCCCCTTCTCGTGCGCTTCCACCGCGACCATTTTTACGCCGACTCACCTACCCCTCGTATGCTTTCTCATTAAAGTTTACAGTTGACAGTATACATATGATTAGTTAGCGTCCCCTCGCAGGATCGGACCGAGGGGGCAGCGTGGACAGCACCGGCGAGCAGCAAACGCGAGGGCCAAAGGGTGCGTCCCGGCGCGCATCCCGGCCGTGGCGGCGCGCGGTGGCCATGGCCGCGATCGCGGGCCTGGTCTCGGCACTGACCCTCGTGCGGGTCGACATCACTCCGGCCGGCGCGGCGGATCCCGCGCAGACCGTGCAGACCTCGAAGACCGGCACGTTCGGTTCGATCGAGGAGGTGACCACGACCAGCGGCATCAACCAGGTCACGATGGTCGCGGGCCTGATCGCCACGGCGCCGACGACCAGCGACGGGACGAGCCACGGGAGCGACGATTCGACCACCGCGGTGGCGCCCTTGCCGTACCAGTCGGTGTACTTCTCGGTCGAGGCACAGAACGGCATCTGGTATCCGCTGTGCAACCAGACAACCAATGCCGGTGGAATGGCCGGGTGCTCGGCCGAAGCGCCGTATTTCATGCTCCAGCAGACCGTCGGCGGCCCCTACATCAAGCAGTACTACGTACTCAGCGCGTGGTCGGCGGCGTACCAGGGCGGAACGCAGAGCTCGGTCACCTACGGGAGCTCGAGTGACTACGGGCTGATTCCCGGCGCACCGGCGCCCGCGCCGACACCGCCCGACAACGGCGGCATCGAGATCGTCCCCCAGAGATACGCCTCGGGCTGCAAGCCGCAAGACCCCAACGCGCCGGGCTCGTTCCTCGACATCTTCACCGACGGCGGGAACTGCAATCTCGTCGCCCTGGAGAAGATCGCGGCACCGTTCGCGATGGGCTTCGCCGCCATCGTGACCGGAGGCCTCGTCGTGCTGCCCGTGTTGCTCAACCAGATCGCGTCAGTCGCGGCGATATTCGCCACGACGTTCGTTCCCGTCAACATCATCCAAACGTCCCTCATCGGTTTGACCGGCATCGCGGCGGCATCCCTCGAGGTTCTGGGCCCGCTCGCCGGAATCGGTCTCGTGTTGGGCACCGTGTCGGGTGGTTTGCTCGCCAACTACGAGACGACCTCGATCGGACCGACCGGCGACCTCCAGATCGGAACCGGAGGCACCCTCGAAAACGATGGCGTGTTGAACAACAACGGGACGATCCAGGACGCCAGCTCGTCCAGCAACGGTGCCGGGACGATCGTCAACCACGGCACGATCGTCAACAACGGCACGATCCCCAACAACGGCCAAGGTGGCGGTGGTCTGTTGATCACCGCCAACAACTACACGCTCAACTTCGACCTGGCCGGCCCGGGCAACCCCCCCTCGGCAATGCATGTGTTCGCTCCGACGGTGACCGCATCGCAGCAGTCGCTCCCCACGCCGTCCGACCCGGGATCCGCCAAGGTCTTCACCGGCTGGTACACCGCGGCCGAGGGCGGAACCGCGGTGGCGAACGACACCGACCTCTCGGCACTGCTGCCCACCGGACCTTCGTCGACCACGCTGTACGCCCACTTCGTCGCCCGCTCCGACCTCGGCACCGCGACGACGGCGAGCGGGGCCACGACCACCTACTCAACCGCGGCTCAGAACGTCAGCCTGACCGCCCACGTCGTGAACTCGGCCGGGCCCGTCGCCGAGGGCAACGTCATCTTCACTCTGTACAACGGCTCGAACCAGACGGTGGCCACGCCGGTCACCGCACCGATCGGTGAGGGCACGGCGTCGACCCTCTACGCGCTTCCGGCCGGCCTCGCTGCCGGGACCTACCGCGTGCAGGCCAACTACAGCGACCCCGGGGGACTGAACGAGATCAGCGGCGACGGGGTGCCGAACGTCGTCGTGGCCCAGGCGCCGACCACGACGACCGGCGCGGTATCGACGGTGTACAGCGGCGACACCCAGGACATCCCGGTCACCGCGCAGGTGTCGTCGTCAGTGGCGACGGTCGACGAAGGCACCGTGACGTTCACCCTCGAAGATGGCAACCAGGCCGCGGTCACCGCGAGCGCGCCCGTTGCCAACGGGACCGCTGCGACCGTGCTGCCCGTCCCGGCCGGCCTTCTGAGCGGTACGTATTCGATCCTCGGCACGTACCGCGACATGGGCGGCAATTTCGGGAACAGCTCCGACATCGAGCCGGGCGGGCTCCCGCAGTCGGTCGTCCTGCCGAATCCCTTGCAGAACTTCGTCGTCGGCCGGACCTGGTCTCCGAGCGAACCATTCTCGCTGAGCATCTTCAACGACGTGCTCTACAGCGGTCTGGACCCGGCCTCGACCGGCTGCACCTGGGACGGCTTCACGCTCAAGTTCTTCGACGTCGGCACCTGCTTGCTCGACGCGACGTTCCCGGCAGCCGACGGGTACGCCGCGACCCCGGTGCAGCTGCGCGTTCCGATCGGCCCGGCCGAGAACGTCTACGAGGTCCAGTCGTGGCCGGGCAGCAACGTGGCGGTGGGCAGCACGTTCACACCCAAGGTGACGTCGGTCTCCGGACTGCCCGCGACCCTGTCGATCGATCCGTCCTCGACGGGCGGGTGCAGCGTGTACAACGGCACGCTCATGTTCAACTCGGTCGGCGTGTGTTACGTCGACTTCACCACGCCGACGACGTCGAAGTACTTCGGCGGGACCTACAAGTACTACTACATCAACATCAATCTCGATCCTCAAGGCATCACGTTCATCGCGTCGCCACCCGCGGTGGTCGGCGGTTCGTATCCGGTGTGGGCCACGTCGGACTCGAGTCAAACGGTGAGCCTGAGCGTGGATCCGGCATCCGCACGCGTGTGCACGATCACCGGGAACACCGTCACCTATGCGCGGGTCGGATCGTGCGTGGTCGACGGGGCGGTTGCGTCGTCGGGGAACTACGCGGCGGGAACCGCGTCGGAAACGATCACGGTCGGGAAGGCGCAACCGACGATCACGTTCTCGGCACCGCCGGACGACGCGGCGGTGGGCGGGACGTACGCGGTGTCGGCCACCGCCAGCTCCGGTGCCCCCGTCGCGTTGAAGGTCGACGCGACGACACGACGCGCCTGCTCCCTCGGCGCGGGCACCGTGACGTTCACGCACGCGGGCTCGTGCCAGATCGACGGTTCGGTCAAGGCGTCCGGTGGCTCGGCGCGCGTGACGGCTTCCCAGACGATCGCCGTCGCGAAACCCGTGCCGCTGCAGATCACTTCGGCGACACCGAACTCGGGCCCGGTCGCGGGTGGAACGCCGATCGACATCATCGGCACCGGGTTCGCGGCCGGAGACCAGGTCGTCATCGGACAGGGCCGCGGTGCGCGCACGGACACCATCGCCGCGACGCAGGTCACCATCGTCTCGCCGACCGAGATCACCGCGGTCACCGGAGGTGGGGCCAAGGCCGGCACCTTCACCGTCTATGTGATCAACACCTCGGGGAAGGTCTCGAAGGCTGTCGCCGACGTTCGGTTCACCTATCGGCCGTAGCCGTCGCAGTCCGTTCCAGAGGCTTCACCGCGAACGAAGTCGCCGCGTCAGCCGCGCGAGTCGGAAGCAGGCACGCGGAAGGCGCCGAGCATGTCGGTGATGAGCTCGAGGCATTCCTTGCGCGCGGCCTCGGGGTCGTCGGCGTCGGCGATGTAGAGGCACGCCTCACTGAGCGCGCCGAGCAACAGCAGCGCGAGCGGGCGCAACGGACGGTCTTCGATGACACCCGCGTGCACGGCCTTGCGGAGCGCGCCGCGCAGCGCGACCGCGCCGTAGCGGTTCTCGATCGCGCGCACGTCCTCCCACGGGAGCACCGCGCGCGCGTCCTGGAGGACGATGCGCCGCACCGCGGGGTCGAGGTGCGCGTCGATCCACAGCGTGCAGCCGGACACGAGCGCCTCCCACGAATCGGGTGCGAGGAACTCCGCGACCGCGTGGTCGGACACCTCGTGCTGGACCTGCTCGACCACCGCCTTGAACACGTCCTCCTTGCCGCCGAAGTGGTGGTACAGCGCGCCCTTGGTCACGCCGGCGGCGACGACGATCTCGTCGGTCGAGGTGTCGCCGTAGCCCGACTCGCCGAACAGCTGGCGCGCCGCGCCGACCAGGGCGGCCCGGGTGGCGTCGCCCTGGGCCACGCGCTTGTCCTTCGCGGACGTCCTCTTGACTTCCGTACTCTTGGTATGCATACTCACGTACCACTGGTATGTCGGGGAGATACTCCGAGTACGATACCAGTAGTACGGGGGTGCTACCAATGCCGAAGTTCGTGATCGAGCGAGACATCCCGGGTGCGGGCAAGCTCAGCGAGTCCGAGCTGCGTGACATCAGCCAGAAGTCGAACAAGGTCCTCGCCGACCTCGGGCCCGAGATCCGCTGGCTCCAGAGCTACGTCACCGACGACAAGCTGTACTGCGTCTACGTCGCGCCCAGCGAGGACATCATCTTCGAGCACGCGCGCTGCGGCGGCTTCCCCGCCGATCGCGTGACCCGCATCGCGACCGTGATCGACCCGTCGACCGGCGACTGACCGTGCGGTCCCCCAGGAACGGGCGGGTCGCTTGGCGGCCCGCCCGACCCGGCGGCCGAGGCGTCGAGGAGGGCGACGCTTGCGAGCCCGACCAGAAAACGCAGATCGGTCCGGCTTCGCCGCGTCAGCGGAGGTGGATGGGGACCGACGCGAAGCCGCGCACGGTGCTCGTGTGCACGGGGACGAGCTCGGACTCGTCGATCTCCCACGTCGGGAAGTGCGCCAGCGTCCGGGCCAGCGCGATGCGGCCTTCGAGGCGCGCGAGCGCGGCGCCGAGACAGAAGTGCGCGCCGTAGCCGAACGTGATGTGGCGCTTGATCGCGCGGCGCACGTCGAAGCGATCGGGATCGTCGAACTCACGCGGGTCGCGGTTCGCGCTGCCGTTGAGCAACAGGATCTTCGAGTCCGCGGGCACGACCGTGCCGTGCACCTCGAACGGCTGCGTGACCCAGCGCCCGTTCACGGGTGACGGCGCCTCGAATCGCAGGAGCTCTTCGACACCGTTGGGCACGAGCGACGGATCCTCGACGAGCGCGGCGCGCTGATCCGGATTGCGCGCGAGCACGACCGCGGCCCAGCTCAACAAGCGCGCCACGGTCTCGACGCCCGCGCCCGCGAGCAGGATGACGAACGACACCACCTCGAGCTCGTCGAGCCGGCGGGTCGCACCGTTCTCTTCGATCTCGGCCTCGATCAGCGCGGTGATGAGGTCGTCGCGCGGCGCCGTGCGACGCTCGATGATCATCGCGTTGACGTACTCGAACGTCGCGTAGCCCGCGGTCATCGCGCGCTCGCTCGGACCGTTCGACGCTTCGTCGCGATGGAGGATGTCGTCGAACCAATGCCGCATCTGCTCGCGATCCTCCGCGGGCACACCGAGCAGCTCGCCGATCACCATCGGCGGCAGCAGCGCGCCGAACTGGTCGACGTAGTCGAACTGATCCGCGTCCGCGAACGGTGCGAGGTAGTCGTCGACGAGCGCGGCGACCGACGCCTCGAGATCCCGGATGCGCCGGGGCGTGAACGCGCGGCTCACGAGCGTGCGCAGCTGATCGTGCTCGGGTGGATCCATGAAGATCATCGTCGGGTGCTCGATCGGCGCGTCGAGCGTCTCGAGCTGCACACCGTGCGCCGAGCTGAACGTCGTGGTGTCGTGATACGCGGTCCAGACGTCCTCGAACCGGCTCAGCGCCCAGAACCCGTAGCGCTCGTTCCAGTAGAGCGGCTGCTCCTCCCGCATCCGCCGCCAGACCGGGTGCGGGTCGACGTCGATCGCGTAGTCGTACGGGTCGTAGTAGATCGCGGCCTGCGTCGTCATCGTCCCTGCATTCTGCCCCGACGCCGGGGCGGTTGCCGACGCCGCCGGCCGCGCCTAGACACGCGCGCATGGCGGAGCTCGTCGACGACGACCTGCAGAACTCACGGTTCTTGCGCGTCAACCTGAACGGCAGCCGCTTCCACGGCTGCGGGTTCCGCAACGTGAAGATCACCGACGCGTTCGTCGACAACCTGGAGATCTCGGCGTACCTCGGGTCGCTCGTCGTGAACGAGGTCGACGTGAGCGATTACGTGCGCGCCGAGCTCGCGCGCCGCCACCCGGAGCTCCGCGCGCTCGCGGCGCGCGACCCCGACGGGTTACGCGCCGCGTGGCGGGTGATCGAGGACCAGGCCGCGGCGACGCTGGCGCGCGCCCGCGCGCTCCCGGAGACCGCGCGGCACGAGTCGGTCGACGGCGAATGGTCGTACGTCGACACGCTGCGCCACCTCGTGTTCGCGACCGACCGCTGGATCACCGGACCGGTGCTCGACGACCCCGAGCCGTTCCACTCGCTCGGCATGCCGATGGACGACCCCGAGCCGTGGCGCGAGCGGCTCGACATCGACGCGTCACCATCGCTCGACGAGGTGTTCGCGATCCGCCGCGCGCGCATGGACTCGATCGTGCAACTTCTCGCCGACGCGACCGATGCCGACGTCGCGCGCGAAGTCGCGTCACCGAACGGCGGGCAGACGACGGTCGCGGGATGCATCGGCGTCGTGCTGAACGAAGAGTGGGCGCACAACCGCTACGCGAAGCGCGACCTCGACGTGCTCGGCGCGCCACGGACC
Above is a window of Acidimicrobiia bacterium DNA encoding:
- a CDS encoding DUF4242 domain-containing protein, which encodes MPKFVIERDIPGAGKLSESELRDISQKSNKVLADLGPEIRWLQSYVTDDKLYCVYVAPSEDIIFEHARCGGFPADRVTRIATVIDPSTGD
- a CDS encoding TetR/AcrR family transcriptional regulator, which gives rise to MEAHEKGSRASARQRNARGQGHLLRAEIVAGATAILERSGSEDAVTLRAVAREIGITAPSISAHFPDRAAIIDAVVAEELGTLATQLTAAARAADPVAALFAAWRAYVEFGRAHPTQYRVIFERRFLSLWDDDERPMVETLPIFAGTVAMMIGLLQTCIDAGRSTSTDATTDSVAIWYFVHGMVALPSTITSFAWPDPAAHLTAGITNLAHLVPPA
- a CDS encoding DinB family protein, whose translation is MAELVDDDLQNSRFLRVNLNGSRFHGCGFRNVKITDAFVDNLEISAYLGSLVVNEVDVSDYVRAELARRHPELRALAARDPDGLRAAWRVIEDQAAATLARARALPETARHESVDGEWSYVDTLRHLVFATDRWITGPVLDDPEPFHSLGMPMDDPEPWRERLDIDASPSLDEVFAIRRARMDSIVQLLADATDADVAREVASPNGGQTTVAGCIGVVLNEEWAHNRYAKRDLDVLGAPRT
- a CDS encoding TetR/AcrR family transcriptional regulator, coding for MAQGDATRAALVGAARQLFGESGYGDTSTDEIVVAAGVTKGALYHHFGGKEDVFKAVVEQVQHEVSDHAVAEFLAPDSWEALVSGCTLWIDAHLDPAVRRIVLQDARAVLPWEDVRAIENRYGAVALRGALRKAVHAGVIEDRPLRPLALLLLGALSEACLYIADADDPEAARKECLELITDMLGAFRVPASDSRG
- a CDS encoding cytochrome P450; translation: MTTQAAIYYDPYDYAIDVDPHPVWRRMREEQPLYWNERYGFWALSRFEDVWTAYHDTTTFSSAHGVQLETLDAPIEHPTMIFMDPPEHDQLRTLVSRAFTPRRIRDLEASVAALVDDYLAPFADADQFDYVDQFGALLPPMVIGELLGVPAEDREQMRHWFDDILHRDEASNGPSERAMTAGYATFEYVNAMIIERRTAPRDDLITALIEAEIEENGATRRLDELEVVSFVILLAGAGVETVARLLSWAAVVLARNPDQRAALVEDPSLVPNGVEELLRFEAPSPVNGRWVTQPFEVHGTVVPADSKILLLNGSANRDPREFDDPDRFDVRRAIKRHITFGYGAHFCLGAALARLEGRIALARTLAHFPTWEIDESELVPVHTSTVRGFASVPIHLR
- a CDS encoding IPT/TIG domain-containing protein, with the protein product MAAIAGLVSALTLVRVDITPAGAADPAQTVQTSKTGTFGSIEEVTTTSGINQVTMVAGLIATAPTTSDGTSHGSDDSTTAVAPLPYQSVYFSVEAQNGIWYPLCNQTTNAGGMAGCSAEAPYFMLQQTVGGPYIKQYYVLSAWSAAYQGGTQSSVTYGSSSDYGLIPGAPAPAPTPPDNGGIEIVPQRYASGCKPQDPNAPGSFLDIFTDGGNCNLVALEKIAAPFAMGFAAIVTGGLVVLPVLLNQIASVAAIFATTFVPVNIIQTSLIGLTGIAAASLEVLGPLAGIGLVLGTVSGGLLANYETTSIGPTGDLQIGTGGTLENDGVLNNNGTIQDASSSSNGAGTIVNHGTIVNNGTIPNNGQGGGGLLITANNYTLNFDLAGPGNPPSAMHVFAPTVTASQQSLPTPSDPGSAKVFTGWYTAAEGGTAVANDTDLSALLPTGPSSTTLYAHFVARSDLGTATTASGATTTYSTAAQNVSLTAHVVNSAGPVAEGNVIFTLYNGSNQTVATPVTAPIGEGTASTLYALPAGLAAGTYRVQANYSDPGGLNEISGDGVPNVVVAQAPTTTTGAVSTVYSGDTQDIPVTAQVSSSVATVDEGTVTFTLEDGNQAAVTASAPVANGTAATVLPVPAGLLSGTYSILGTYRDMGGNFGNSSDIEPGGLPQSVVLPNPLQNFVVGRTWSPSEPFSLSIFNDVLYSGLDPASTGCTWDGFTLKFFDVGTCLLDATFPAADGYAATPVQLRVPIGPAENVYEVQSWPGSNVAVGSTFTPKVTSVSGLPATLSIDPSSTGGCSVYNGTLMFNSVGVCYVDFTTPTTSKYFGGTYKYYYININLDPQGITFIASPPAVVGGSYPVWATSDSSQTVSLSVDPASARVCTITGNTVTYARVGSCVVDGAVASSGNYAAGTASETITVGKAQPTITFSAPPDDAAVGGTYAVSATASSGAPVALKVDATTRRACSLGAGTVTFTHAGSCQIDGSVKASGGSARVTASQTIAVAKPVPLQITSATPNSGPVAGGTPIDIIGTGFAAGDQVVIGQGRGARTDTIAATQVTIVSPTEITAVTGGGAKAGTFTVYVINTSGKVSKAVADVRFTYRP